From the Lolium rigidum isolate FL_2022 chromosome 2, APGP_CSIRO_Lrig_0.1, whole genome shotgun sequence genome, one window contains:
- the LOC124690887 gene encoding uncharacterized protein LOC124690887 has translation MATPFCDHHPKLLLVATSPSSCGGDLSGMLLPVTSSAAWPTDFLADHLCAKIRIHLLPLVGSSFRRDPAVPAGSAAAAKLAMASCHHRRRDRSMMGTKLCSSWSSKRGPGGWRDGWAQPRRFTPTPLLWRWRAARERAGGRLPGCCCGRPCGAKAFVFPDLQLQSTAGHVPNLLLLPPCQGPPPLR, from the exons ATGGCCACACC TTTCTGCGACCACCACCCCAAGTTGCTGCTGGTGGCGACGTCCCCAAGCTCCTGCGGTGGCGACCTCTCCGGCATGCTGCTGCCGGTCACCTCGTCTGCTGCCTG GCCCACCGACTTCCTCGCCGACCATCTATGTGCTAAGATTCGCATCCATCTACTACCGCTCGTCGGCAGTTCATTTCGACGTGACCCGGCCGTTCCGGCTGGGAGTGCTGCTGCAGCTAAGCTGGCCATGGCCTCCTGTCACCATC GGAGGAGAGATCGGTCCATGATGGGAACCAAGTTGTGCTCCTCGTGGAGTTCCAAGCGTGGTCCTGGTGGCTGGCGTGACGGTTGGGCTCAGCCACGGCGGTTCACCCCAACGCCGCTGTTATGGCGGTGGAGAGCCGCGAGAGAAAGAGCTGGTGGTCGCCTGCCAGGCTGCTGCTGCGGGCGTCCATGCGGAGCAAAAGCTTTTGTCTTTCCTGACCTGCAACTCCAATCTACCGCTGGCCACGTCCCCAACCTGCTACTGCTGCCACCATGCCAAGGGCCTCCGCCTTTACGATGA